The following proteins are co-located in the Tachysurus vachellii isolate PV-2020 chromosome 19, HZAU_Pvac_v1, whole genome shotgun sequence genome:
- the dip2ba gene encoding disco-interacting protein 2 homolog B-A produces the protein MADRGADLAVLPKEVKDQLAELELELSEGDITQKGYEKKRAKLLAPYIPHTQNVDPGLKSIHLAPGPGVDSSPSPDAGPSAPPRHHRSHRSGGARDDRYRSDIHTEAVQAALAKHKEQKMALPMPTKRRSAFVHAAVENCTPPDTSSASEDEGSLRRRQAAVSAVLAQSLQNSEFWINRSIQGSSTSSSASSTLSHGDGSKNHIQNTLADVLAHTRIESSNVPPDVTSSVPQDRNSRVEMSSSPVVKGMSRGSNRSSMMDTADGVPVHSRVSTKIQQLLNTLKRPKRPPLSEFFLDDTEHIVEVPRPDPNTPRPEGRQMIPVKSEPLGVVSNWPPALQAALARWGATQAKSPALTALDITGKPLYTLTYGKLWSRSLKLAYTLLNKLGTKTEPVLKPGDRVALVYPNSDPGMFWVAFYGCLLAEVIPVPIEVPLSQKDAGNQQVGFLLGSCGIGLALTSEVCLKGLPKTASGEILQFKGWPRLRWVVTDTKYLTKPSKDWQPHIPTANTDTAYIEYKASKEGTVMGVAVSKLSMLTHCQALTQACNYCEGETLVNVLDFKKDMGLWHGVLTSVMNRIHTISVPYAVMKACPLSWVQRVHASKARVALVKCRDLHWAMMAHRDQKDINLSALRMLIVADGANPWSVSSCDAFLNVFQTHGLKPEVICPCASSPEALTVAIRRPGVPGAPLPARAVLSMGGLSHGVIRVNTEDKNSALTVQDVGHVMPGALMCIVKPDGPPMLCKTDEIGEIVLNSRAGGTMYYGLPGVTKNTFEVIPVNSGGTPIGETPFTRTGLLGFVGPGSLVFVVGRTEGLLMVSGRRHNADDLVATALAVEPVKTVYRGRIAVFSVTVFYDERIVIVAEQRPDANEEDSFQWMSRVLQAIDTIHQVGLYCLALVPANTLPKTPLGGIHVSQTKHCFAEGSLHPCNILMCPHTCVTNLPKPRQKQPVGVGPASIMVGNLVAGKRIAQAAGRELGITDDQDMSKKHQFLSEALQSRAQSDPDHVLYMLLNAKGAAVSTATCLQLHKRAEKITAALLERGGINTGDNVVLLYPPGIDLIAAFYGCLYAGCIPVTVRPPHPQNLAATLPTVRMIIDVSKAACILTTQALMKTLRSKEAAASVNVKTWPTIIDTDDLPKKRPPSIYKPPTPEMLAYLDFSVSTTGMLTGVKISHAAVSALCRSIKLQCELYSSRQVAICLDPYCGLGFVLWCLSSVYSGHQSILIPPMELEVSPSLWLSTLSQYKIRDTFCSYSVMELCTKSLGTQTELLKTRGVNLSCVRSCVVVAEERPRLTLTQSFSKLFKDLGLSPRAVSTAFGSRVNLAIGLQGTAGPDPSTVYVDMKSLRHDRVRLVERGAPQSLPLMESGTILPGVRVIIVNPETKGPLGDSHLGEIWVNSPHNASGYYTIYGEENLQADHFNTHLSFGETQTLWARTGYLGFIRRTELLDATGDRHDALFVVGSLDETLELRGLRYHPIDIETSISRAHRSIAESAVFTWTNLLVVVAELSGSEQEALDLVPLITGVVLEEHHLVVGVVVVVDPGVIPINSRGEKQRMHLRDSFLADQLDPIYVAYNM, from the exons GTGATATCACGCAAAAGGGCTATGAGAAGAAAAGAGCTAAGCTGCTGGCCCCGTACATACCACATACCCAAA atgtggatCCAGGCCTAAAGAGTATCCACTTGGCTCCTGGCCCTGGTGTTGACTCCTCTCCCAGTCCAGACGCAGGACCCTCGGCCCCACCGCGGCATCACCGCTCACACCGCAGCGGGGGGGCCCGCGATGACCGTTACAGATCAG atATCCACACGGAAGCCGTACAGGCAGCTTTGGCCAAGCATAAAGAGCAGAAGATGGCACTGCCCATGCCCACTAAGCGTCGGTCAGCATTCGTCCACGCTGCTGTGGAGAACTGCACCCCTCCTG acacgTCGTCTGCATCAGAGGATGAAGGGTCTCTTCGCAGACGTCAGGCTGCAGTGAGTGCGGTTCTTGCTCAGAGTCTGCAGAATTCGGAGTTTTGGATAAATCGCTCAATCCAGGGATCATCCACTTCATCCTCTGCCTCCTCCACCCTGTCACACGGAGACGGCAGCAAGAACCACATTCAGAATACACTGGCAGATGtactcgcacacactcgcataG AAAGCAGCAACGTTCCTCCTGATGTGACGTCCTCCGTGCCGCAGGACAGAAACTCGCGCGTGGAAATGAGTTCCAGTCCTGTAGTGAAGGGCATGAGTCGCGGCAGCAACCGCTCCAGCATGATGGACACTGCAGATG gagtTCCAGTGCACAGCAGAGTCTCCACCAAGATACAGCAGCTGCTTAACACGCTGAAGAGACCCAAACGTCCTCCACTCAGCGAGTTTTTTCTGGATGACACTGAGCACATTGTGGAAG TCCCTCGGCCGGATCCTAACACTCCACGTCCTGAAGGTCGTCAGATGATCCCGGTCAAGAGCGAGCCCTTGGGCGTAGTGAGTAACTGGCCCCCGGCCCTGCAGGCGGCACTCGCCCGATGGGGCGCCACACAAGCCAAGAGTCCAGCTCTCACGGCACTCGACATCACCGGCAAACCCCTCTACACTCTCACCTATG GTAAACTGTGGAGCCGAAGTCTTAAACTGGCCTACACGCTTTTAAACAAGCTGGGTACCAAGACTGAGCCTGTGCTCAAACCTGGAGACCGG GTGGCCTTGGTCTACCCTAACAGTGACCCTGGTATGTTCTGGGTGGCTTTCTACGGCTGTCTGCTGGCTGAAGTTATTCCTGTTCCAATAGAGGTGCCACTGTCTCAGAAG GATGCAGGAAACCAGCAAGTTGGCTTTTTATTGGGCAGCTGTGGGATCGGTCTGGCTCTCACCAGCGAAGTGTGTCTTAAAGGGCTACCAAAAACAGCCAGCGGAGAAATACTGCAGTTCAAAG GATGGCCTCGGCTCAGATGGGTCGTCACAGACACCAAGTATCTCACAAAACCTTCTAAAGATTGGCAACCACACATCCCCACTGCGAACACCGACACGGCCTACATCGAG TACAAGGCCAGTAAGGAAGGCACAGTGATGGGGGTGGCTGTGTCTAAACTCTCCATGCTGACGCACTGCCAAGCTCTCACACAGGCCTGCAATTACTGTGAAG GAGAAACACTGGTCAATGTTCTGGACTTCAAGAAAGACATGGGCCTTTGGCACGGGGTCCTGACA AGTGTAATGAACAGGATTCACACCATCAGTGTGCCCTACGCTGTCATGAAGGCCTGTCCTCTATCCTGGGTGCAGCGAGTTCATGCTAGCAAAG CACGTGTAGCCTTGGTGAAGTGTCGGGATCTGCACTGGGCAATGATGGCTCACAGAGACCAAAAGGACATCAACCTATCCGCCCTGCGCATGCTCATTGTAGCTGATGGTGCTAACCCAT ggtcCGTGTCATCATGTGATGCCTTCCTGAACGTGTTCCAGACTCACGGTCTGAAGCCTGAGGTGATTTGTCCCTGTGCCTCTTCTCCTGAGGCCCTGACTGTAGCTATACGCAG gccCGGTGTCCCTGGTGCTCCTCTCCCTGCCAGAGCCGTCCTGTCTATGGGTGGACTGAGTCATGGAGTGATCCGTGTAAACACAGAGGACAAGAACTCTGCTCTGACTGTGCAGGACGTGGGTCATGTCATGCCTGGAG CTCTGATGTGTATAGTCAAGCCAGACGGGCCTCCCATGCTGTGTAAAACAGATGAGATTGGTGAGATTGTGCTGAACTCTCGAGCTGGTGGCACCATGTATTATGGCTTACCAGGGGTCACCAAAAACACTTTTGAG GTGATTCCTGTAAACTCTGGTGGAACTCCTATAGGAGAGACACCCTTCACCCGGACAGGACTCTTGGGCTTTGTGGGTCCG GGCAGTCTGGTATTTGTTGTGGGTAGAACTGAAGGACTGCTCATGGTCAGTGGACGCAGGCATAACGCAGATGACCTGGTGGCCACGGCGCTGGCCGTAGAGCCGGTGAAAACAGTCTATAGAGGGAG GATTGCAGTGTTCTCAGTCACAGTGTTCTATGATGAGAGGATTGTTATCGTGGCCGAGCAGAGGCCTGATGCTAACGAGGAGGACAGCTTCCAGTGGATGAGTCGAGTTCTACAG GCTATAGACACTATTCATCAAGTGGGCTTGTACTGTTTGGCATTAGTCCCAGCCAACACTTTGCCAAAGACCCCTTTGGGTGGCATTCACGTGTCTCAGACGAAGCACTGCTTTGCGGAGGGCTCCCTGCACCCCTGTAACATCCTCATGTGTCCTCACACCTGTGTGACCAACCTGCCCAAACCCCGTCAGAAACAACCAG TGGGAGTGGGTCCAGCCTCCATCATGGTAGGGAACTTGGTGGCAGGGAAGAGGATTGCCCAGGCGGCAGGCAGGGAGTTGGGCATCACTGATGATCAGGACATGTCTAAGAAG CATCAGTTCCTGTCAGAGGCGCTGCAGtcgagagcacagagtgaccctGACCATGTCCTTTACATGCTTCTCAATGCCAAG GGTGCAGCAGTGAGCACAGCCACGTGTTTACAGCTTCACAAACGAGCCGAGAAGATTACAGCAGCGCTGTTGGAGAGAGGAGGCATCAACACTGGAGACAATGTGGTGCTGCTCTACCCTCCTG GCATAGACCTCATTGCTGCTTTCTACGGCTGTCTGTACGCCGGGTGTATCCCAGTGACTGTCCGACCTCCTCACCCTCAAAACTTGGCGGCTACACTTCCCACAGTGCGCATGATAATAGAC GTGAGCAAAGCAGCCTGTATCCTGACCACTCAGGCTCTCATGAAGACTTTACGATCTAAAGAAGCTGCAGCCAGTGTGAATGTGAAGACGTGGCCCACTATCATAGACACCG ATGATCTTCCAAAAAAGCGGCCACCTAGCATCTATAAGCCTCCCACACCTGAGATGTTGGCCTATCTGGACTTCAGTGTGTCCACCACTGGCATGCTGACAGGCGTGAAG ATCTCTCATGCCGCAGTGAGTGCTTTGTGTCGCTCCATTAAACTTCAGTGTGAGCTCTACTCCTCCAGACAGGTGGCCATCTGCCTCGACCCCTACTGCGGCCTTGGCTTTGTCCTCTGGTGCCTCTCTAG tgtgtattcaGGTCATCAGTCCATCCTGATTCCCCCAATGGAGCTGGAGGTCTCTCCTTCTTTGTGGCTGAGCACACTCAGTCAGTATAAGATCAGAGACACCTTCTGCTCCTACTCCGTCATGGAGCTCTGCACCAAGAGCCTGGGAACACAGACTGAGCTTCTGAAG ACACGGGGTGTGAATCTGTCATGTGTAAGGAGCTGTGTTGTGGTGGCGGAGGAAAGGCCACGGCTGACACTCACGCAGTCCTTCTCCAAGCTGTTCAAAGACCTGGGACTTTCACCACGTGCTGTAAGCACTGCATTCGGCTCCCGAGTCAACCTGGCCATTGGCCTGCAG GGAACGGCTGGTCCAGATCCTTCCACTGTTTACGTAGACATGAAATCCCTCCGCCATGACCG ggtGAGACTGGTGGAGAGAGGAGCTCCTCAGAGTTTGCCCCTCATGGAATCAGGAACT ATTCTTCCAGGAGTACGAGTAATTATTGTGAACCCAGAAACTAAGGGACCACTTGGAGACTCACATCTTGGCGAG ATCTGGGTGAATAGCCCTCACAATGCCAGTGGCTACTACACCATTTATGGAGAGGAGAACCTGCAGGCTGATCACTTCAACACACACTTGAGCTTTGGTGAGACCCAGACACTGTGGGCCAGGACCGGATATCTTGGCTTCATCAGGAGGACCGAGCTACTGGATGCTACCGGAG aTCGTCACGATGCACTGTTTGTGGTCGGCTCACTGGATGAGACGTTAGAGCTGCGCGGTCTGCGCTATCACCCCATTGATATCGAGACATCAATATCACGGGCACATCGCAGCATTGCAGAGAG TGCCGTGTTCACTTGGACCAACCTGCTGGTGGTGGTGGCTGAGTTGAGTGGCTCTGAGCAGGAAGCTCTGGATCTGGTGCCTCTCATCACTGGAGTGGTTCTGGAGGAGCACCACCTGGTCGTGGGAGTGGTGGTTGTTGTGGACCCTGGAGTCATCCCCATCAACTCTCGGGGGGAGAAACAGCGCATGCACCTGCGAGACTCCTTCCTGGCTGACCAGCTGGACCCCATCTACGTAGCCTACAACATGTGA